The genomic DNA accgaaaaaaaatttttttttattagtcaaACATAAACACTTCGAAAGATTCATAGTGCCAACTCGAACACAGCTGGTGCTTGGTGCTTCCACGAGCTTGCTATAGGGGATCTCTCACGTTCGCCAGCCTGATAATCGCAATGCTGGCAATACTGGCTGACACTGCTGTCTCCTCGCATCAGCTCGCGTTTACAGTGTACACATTTGACAATGACGAATGTTTTCTTTTCACCTCGCGCGtactgtaaaattattttacacgcaACCAAGTATCCACATTGCGCGATTAATGGCTTGTTACTTGGCAAACAAAAGAGCAAGGATGGCAGGGCGGATCTGTACATCGAGGACGCGATACCTTTATTCCACATATGCCTACATGTTTCTCCAATGGCGGAAATAGCGCTTACTTTGGTAAATATTTGACGAACTTTTATTGTCACGATCTCTAAAGCCTTTCGCAAAATTTTACAGCCTATAATATTGCCTGAAGCACATACATTGATATGtgaaataatcaatatgtGTGACGTGGTTGTATCAATATCCTAacctatattataatgatgagGTGTCATAACAGGAGGgtgattttattgaaaattttttcgttcgaaatattaaaataataataatatgacatCTGGTTGGATGCTGTTTAATGTTACAGGTGGACCAGTTAGCAGCTAGCAAAGGCCTTATTCTGGCAGGTTATTACCTAGCCAAtgagaatataaatgatttaaggTACCTTGATAGTTTTCTTGAGCCTATAGATTGCATAACtgactaattaatttatgtgtttTTGTAGTACAGACAGACCAGCTCACAGAATAGCAGATAAAATTGCAGATAACTTTAACAGTGCACTGCTTGTAGTGGTatgttcattataattattatatatcaatatgttttatatct from Cataglyphis hispanica isolate Lineage 1 chromosome 21, ULB_Chis1_1.0, whole genome shotgun sequence includes the following:
- the LOC126857462 gene encoding ER membrane protein complex subunit 8/9 homolog, yielding MTNVFFSPRAYCKIILHATKYPHCAINGLLLGKQKSKDGRADLYIEDAIPLFHICLHVSPMAEIALTLVDQLAASKGLILAGYYLANENINDLSTDRPAHRIADKIADNFNSALLVVVDNREVTLGMGSSPLRISQSIDGKWKPKDKANIIYEGGVAHTDAMYSLLKAEEYRNLIDFDNHLDNIALDWQNQKLNKIIDEAVDKHK